Part of the Melopsittacus undulatus isolate bMelUnd1 chromosome Z, bMelUnd1.mat.Z, whole genome shotgun sequence genome is shown below.
TGTGTGGGATGTCGTGGCTTGGGGACATTGCATCTCCAGGACACAAATGGTTTGGGACTTTGGGTCTCTGGGATTTGGGGCTTGGGGATGTCTGGTCTATGGGATATCAGtgaatggggacatgggggccTGGGGGCTGTGGACCACACCATGTCTTAGGGCTGTGTTCCTACAGCAACTGCTTCCGTGAGTACTTTGTGCACAAGTTCCGTGCCATGCTGGGCAAGAACCGCATCATCTTCCCGGGAGAGAAGGTACCAATGGGGCTGCACGTGTGGGGCTGCacatgtggggctgagctgggtgATGGCAGCACCAGTGACCATCCCTCGTGTCCCCATAGGTGCTGCTGGCGGTGTCGGGGGGCCCGGCCTCCAGTGCTATGCTCCGGCAGGTCCaggaggtgggaatgggggtgatgaGGGGGTCTGGGGAGGGGGGCACAGCTCAAACCCCCACCTTACCCATATGCTTCTGGCAGGGGCTCAGCCGGGAGACAGCCAAGAGGCTCCGCTTCATCCCCAGTGTCATCTATGTTGATGGTAGGGGTCAGCCCCACTCCCAGTATAGGGCTGGGGGCTCTGGACCCctagggatgggatgggggccCCTTTCTCTCCTCACTGGTGTTGCCTTGCAGAGGGAGCAGTGCGTGGACAGAGCCCAGCACAGCgggagcagagcctggcctGCATGGAGACCCTGCTGCAGGCAACCGGCTTCCCCTACTACCTGGTGCACTTGGAGCAGGTACACGGGTGGTGAGGGACACACACGCTGGAGTAAAGGGGTATGCTTGGCTATCCCCATACCACCCTCCCAGGGTCCATCTCTGCCCCataggcactggagctgcctgCATCCATCCTGCGCCCGGGGCCAACGACACCCAGTGAGCCCAATGTGTCCTATAAGGAGGCTGTGGAGGGCTTCATCCAGCAGCAGCGGCAGAAGGGGTATGGGGACCAGGACAGTGGCACCTCGCTGCCTGGCCCTGGCAATGGGGAGTCACCGGAGGGTCCCCCATCTGCCCCCcgcctgcctgctgctgccctcacccaggagctgctgaagctCTTTGGGGCTGTGCAGACACTGACAGcaaaggaggagctgctgcagatgctgcGGTGAGTGGTTTATCCTGCTCGGTGCCAGCACCGGGTATGGTGCAGTGGCTCTGAGCTGGTGTCACACTGTCCCCAGGATCCACCTCATCCTGCACACAGCCCGGACCAAAGGCTACACCAAGGTGATGACCGGTGAGACCTGTACCCGTGTGGCCATCAAGCTCCTCACCAACCTGGCGCTTGGTCGTGGTGCTTTCCTTGCCGTCGACACGGTGAGCAGCTTGCTGGTACCCTGTCCCCTATCTGGGGATGTCCATTCCCACCCAGAGTGGTGATGCCATGGACCTGGGTGCTGTGGTTTGGTGCTGGCATGGTCCCCCATGAAGCTATGCACCCACAGGGCTTCAAGGACGACCGCCACGGTGATGTGATGGTGGTGCGTCCCCTGCGGGAGTACATGGCCAAGGAGATCGCCTTCTACAACCACTACTTCAATGTCCCCACCGTCATTGCACCGCCGCTCCCCACCAAGGTAGGGGTGTCCCTTGGTCTGCATGGGGTGGACCCCAAGCTCCATGTCCCCATGGTGAGGTTGGGACCCCCTCTCCTATCCCTGCCCTCTGTTTGGCCTCGCAGCGCCGGGATAAGCCCAGCTTCCGCCATATAGTAGAGAACTTCCTTTTGGGGCTGCAGAAGGATTTCCCCTCCACCATCAGCACTGTCTACCGGTAGGGCAACCCCTCTGTGGGGGCACCATGGGGTGGTGTGGGGGGCGATGGGGTGCACCCCTCACCCCTCTGTGTTGTCTGCAGGACGGGTGAGAAGATGAGTGCAGATCATGCCAAGCCAAGCTGTGAGTCCCAGcgctgcctgctctgcctgtgtgcCCTGGACCTCGATGGGGGTGAGTGGGGAGGGCTTTGGGGGGGGATCAGGAGGTTGGGGGCACTGTGAACCCCCAGATCACAGCCCTGCCCTCTGGCTCTTGCAGAGGAGGAGCTGGCCCTGGAGCCCACGCTGATCATAGATGAACCAGAGCTGGAGAGCAATGGGTGCTGCCAGCACCCCCCGGCAGCAGGGTGAGCATGCAGGCAAGGGAGGGATGCTCTGTTGGCACCAGGGCCACCACTGAGGGTCCCTGTTCCTGCAGGGCTGAGCGCAAATCTGCCTACATCCCACTGCTGTGCTATGGCTGCCGACTCACCTTCAAGGAGCTGGTAAGGCTTTTGGTGTGCAGTGGGGTGTTTTCCTTGGGAACAGGGGTCCCCCATACCCACAGCTCTTCTCTTACAGGGTCCTATCACAACATTGCCACCCTATGTGCGTGCTGAGGCCGAGCGCAGGATCCACA
Proteins encoded:
- the CTU2 gene encoding cytoplasmic tRNA 2-thiolation protein 2, with amino-acid sequence MCAAPGGDSGSGPDMGPERGEEQSHPRTCMKCKKGPAALIIRVGDPFCRNCFREYFVHKFRAMLGKNRIIFPGEKVLLAVSGGPASSAMLRQVQEGLSRETAKRLRFIPSVIYVDEGAVRGQSPAQREQSLACMETLLQATGFPYYLVHLEQALELPASILRPGPTTPSEPNVSYKEAVEGFIQQQRQKGYGDQDSGTSLPGPGNGESPEGPPSAPRLPAAALTQELLKLFGAVQTLTAKEELLQMLRIHLILHTARTKGYTKVMTGETCTRVAIKLLTNLALGRGAFLAVDTGFKDDRHGDVMVVRPLREYMAKEIAFYNHYFNVPTVIAPPLPTKRRDKPSFRHIVENFLLGLQKDFPSTISTVYRTGEKMSADHAKPSCESQRCLLCLCALDLDGEEELALEPTLIIDEPELESNGCCQHPPAAGAERKSAYIPLLCYGCRLTFKELGPITTLPPYVRAEAERRIHSMEMQQQIQQAPPEDKELGKS